In Flavobacterium piscisymbiosum, the sequence CCAAAATTTTACAAACAACACCATCAGGATATTTTGGCTGGTTTAAATGCAATAGATTTTTCGGTAAAACCAAGCCGTAATGATGTCGAAGCAACTTTGTCAGAATACGTTCCTGATTTTGGAACTCGTCAGTTTTTATTAAAAAACTTATATTGGCAGGAACCCGGACAATTGGCTTTTAGATTCAATCTTGCCGCTTTCAATAATAATCTGGATGCGATTGGGAAAGCTTTAGATGAGAATTTGGTTTTCGATAAACCAGCCTTATTTATTCGCGGAGGAAGTTCAGGATATATCCAGGATTCAGATTTTGATGCGATTCGGAGACAATTTCCAAATGTTAAGTTCGAAACAATTCCAAACGCAGGACATTGGCTTCACGCCGAAAACCCTCAATTATTTTTTGAATTAACTACTCAGTTTTTAAAAGAATAAAAAAGTTTTCACGAATTCACGCGAATGTTAATTCAATTTTGTCTCAATTTTAATTTGTGAAAATTTGTGAAATTTGTGGCAAAAAAAAACCTTTTAATCTGTGACAAAAAAATAATAATAAAATTCCTTACTTTTATTAAAAATTTTAAATTCAAAAAATATGAAAATATTACTTAGACTCCTTGTTACTGCGGCCTTGGTGTTGTTAATCGCTAATTTTTTAACCGGAGTACATGTTGCAAGTTTTGGCACGGCAGTAATCGTTGCGATTGTTTTAGGATTGCTAAATCTTTTTATAAAACCAATATTGGTTATCCTGACATTGCCGGTTACCTTTATAACTTTAGGTTTATTTTTATTAGTAATTAATGCTGTCATTATTATATTGTGTACCAATATTGTCAGAGGTTTTGCAGTCGACTCATTCTGGACCGCATTATTGTTTAGTGTCATACTGTCTATTCTTCAGTCTATTACTTATAAGATACTTGGAGACGACAAATAAAATAAATATTGAAAGCGTGTTTAAAACGTCTTCAAATACAATAGATTAAAAACTTGGTTGGGTTGCAAAAATTTTATAATTTTGCAACCCAATTTTATTATGTAAATTAAAGAAGAAGATGGATATTAAAAGAGTAGCAATAGACGCTGTGAATGAAACGATCGTAATGACAGTTGTTCACATGGATTATAAAGGTCAAGTAGCAAAAAGAATAAACGAAAAAATGCCATTGGCTACCGTAAAAGGTTTTAGAAAAGGACAAGTTCCTAAAGATCTTGTTGAAAAACAATACGGAAAAGCTATTAAGCAAGAAGAAGTTAAAAAAGTAGTTGATTTGGCTTTAGAGCGTTTTGTTCAATCTGAAAGATTAAATCTTTTAGGAACTCCTCTTGCTAAAGAAAACGAAAACTTTGATTGGGATGCTGAAGAACTAACTTTCGAATACGAAATTGG encodes:
- a CDS encoding alpha/beta fold hydrolase — protein: MLYSKIEGEGKPFIIMHGFLGMSDNWKTLAGQYVEAGFQVHILDLRNHGRSFHSDEWSYEAMVQDVFEYCQANQLTRIDILGHSMGGKVAMLFATTHPEIVDKLIVADIGPKFYKQHHQDILAGLNAIDFSVKPSRNDVEATLSEYVPDFGTRQFLLKNLYWQEPGQLAFRFNLAAFNNNLDAIGKALDENLVFDKPALFIRGGSSGYIQDSDFDAIRRQFPNVKFETIPNAGHWLHAENPQLFFELTTQFLKE
- a CDS encoding phage holin family protein; amino-acid sequence: MKILLRLLVTAALVLLIANFLTGVHVASFGTAVIVAIVLGLLNLFIKPILVILTLPVTFITLGLFLLVINAVIIILCTNIVRGFAVDSFWTALLFSVILSILQSITYKILGDDK